The following proteins are encoded in a genomic region of Gossypium hirsutum isolate 1008001.06 chromosome D05, Gossypium_hirsutum_v2.1, whole genome shotgun sequence:
- the LOC107914135 gene encoding 2-oxoisovalerate dehydrogenase subunit alpha 1, mitochondrial, translated as MANWLRISSRTVANHIKKRMNKEFMGGAVHVNQSSGLWWGLNRGGPVSDRNRRHMDPLAWNRATLLCVQRFKTTLAEKQHDSFLSSDSDDDNQSVDFPGGKVSYTSEMSFISESSQTRVPCYRVLEDDGDLISDCDFQQVSKEDAVKMYSNMVTLQIMDNIFYEAQRQGRISFYLTSAGEEAISIASAAALSEQDIILPQYREPGVLLWRGFTLQEFADQCFGNKADYGKGRQMPIHYGSKKHNFFTISSPIATQLPQAAGIAYSLKMDNKKACVVSYIGDGGTSEGDFHAGLNFAAVMEAPVIFFCRNNGWAISTNVSEQFRSDGIVVKGRAYGIRSIRVDGNDALAVYSAVSAAREMAINEQRPILIEALTYRVGHHSTSDDSTKYRQLDEIVYWKKARNPVNRFRNWVQNIGWWSEQQEAQLRNSVRKQLLEAIQVAEKTEKPPLSELFTDVYDHPPSNLEEQEKHLRETVTRHPKDYPSDISV; from the exons ATGGCGAATTGGTTGAGAATATCATCAAGAACCGTTGCCAACCACATAAAGAAACGTATGAACAAAGAGTTCATGGGGGGTGCTGTCCACGTTAACCAAAGTTCTGGTTTATGGTGGGGTTTGAACCGTGGAGGGCCGGTTTCTGATCGGAACCGGAGACATATGGATCCATTGGCATGGAACAGGGCTACCCTTCTCTGCGTTCAGCGTTTCAAGACCACCTTAGCTGAAAAGCAACATGATTCGTTTCTGTCTAGCGATAGTGATGATGATAATCAG TCAGTGGACTTTCCGGGGGGGAAAGTTTCCTATACTTCCGAAATGAGTTTCATCTCAGAATCTTCACAGACCAGAGTACCTTGCTATCGAGTTCTGGAAGATGATGGAGACTTGATTTCGGACTGTGATTTTCAACAG GTAAGCAAAGAAGATGCAGTAAAAATGTACAGTAACATGGTGACTTTACAAATAATGGATAACATATTCTATGAAGCACAAAGGCAAGGAAGAATATCTTTTTACCTCACCTCTGCTGGTGAAGAAGCAATTAGCATAGCCTCTGCTGCTGCTCTCTCTGAACAAGACATTATCTTGCCTCAG TACCGTGAACCGGGAGTTTTGTTATGGCGTGGTTTCACGTTGCAAGAATTCGCCGACCAGTGCTTTGGAAACAAAGCTGATTATGGAAAAGGCCGGCAGATGCCGATTCATTATGGGTCCAAAAAGCACAATTTCTTCACCATTTCGTCTCCCATTGC AACACAACTTCCCCAAGCTGCAGGCATAGCTTATTCTCTTAAAATGGACAACAAAAAAGCATGTGTTGTGTCATACATTGGAGATGGTGGCACCAGTGAA GGTGATTTTCATGCTGGTTTAAATTTTGCAGCAGTTATGGAAGCTCCAGTCATTTTCTTCTGTCGCAACAATGGCTGGGCAATCAGTACAAATGTATCTGAACAATTTCGAA GTGATGGCATTGTTGTAAAGGGTCGAGCCTATGGAATCAGAAGCATCAGGGTGGATGGAAATGATGCACTTGCTGTTTACAGTGCAGTTTCTGCAGCCCGAGAAATGGCTATAAATGAGCAGAGACCAATTCTTATTGAG GCCCTTACATACAGAGTAGGACACCATTCCACATCTGATGATTCAACCAAGTATCGCCAGCTTGATGAAATTGTCTACTGGAAAAAGGCTAGGAACCCTGTAAACAGATTTCGAAACTGGGTTCAAAATATTGGCTGGTGGAGTGAACAACAAGAAGCTCAGCTTCGGAACAGTGTGAGGAAACAG TTATTGGAAGCAATTCAGGTGGCAGAGAAAACTGAGAAGCCTCCACTTTCGGAGTTGTTCACCGATGTGTATGATCATCCACCATCAAACCTTGAGGAACAAGAGAAACATCTCAGGGAAACCGTCACCAGACATCCAAAAGATTACCCTTCCGATATTTCTGTCTAG
- the LOC107914132 gene encoding ACT domain-containing protein ACR3 → MAKACWPYFDPEYETLSARMNPPRVSVDNISCRHCTVVKIHSVNKPGILLEVVQILTDLDFTITKAYISSDGGWFMDVFHVTDQQGKKITDGRTVDYIERALGPKGHAADGMKNCPGKRVGVHSVGNHTAIELVGRDRPGLLSEISAVLADLQFNVAAAEVWTHNRRIACVLYVNDYSTNHAVHDLNRLSIMEEQLKHILRGSEDDDKVARTSFSMGFTHTDRRLHQMLFADRDYEGSGVTSEVDYPSSFKPKVTVDRCEEKGYSVVSVQCKDRAKLMFDIVCTLTDMQYVVFHANISSNGPYASQEYFIRHMDGCTLDAEGEKERVIKCLEASIHRRVSEGLSLELCAKDRVGLLSEVTRILRENGLSVRRAGISTIGEEAVNVFYVRDTYGNPVESKKIEALRREIGHTMMLNVKKDPGSAKAPEAEAISTGWAKTSFFFGNLLDKLLA, encoded by the exons ATGGCTAAAGCTTGTTGGCCATACTTTGATCCCGAGTATGAGACCCTAAGTGCCAGAATGAATCCTCCAag GGTGTCTGTGGACAACATTAGTTGCAGACACTGTACTGTTGTAAAg ATTCACAGCGTGAATAAACCTGGAATATTGCTGGAAGTTGTGCAAATACTAACTGACCTCGACTTCACTATTACTAAAGCGTACATCTCCTCTGATGGTGGATGGTTCATGGATG TGTTTCACGTCACTGATCAACAAGGGAAAAAGATCACTGATGGAAGAACAGTTGATTACATAGAAAGG GCTCTAGGACCCAAGGGCCATGCAGCTGACGGGATGAAAAACTGCCCTGGTAAACGTGTCGGGGTGCACTCCGTTGGTAATCACACTGCAATTGAACTCGTTGGGAGGGACAGACCTGGTCTATTATCAGAGATCTCTGCTGTCCTTGCCGACCTTCAATTCAATGTTGCTGCTGCAGAAGTATGGACACATAATAGGCGAATAGCTTGCGTGCTCTATGTCAACGATTATTCCACAAATCATGCTGTGCATGATCTAAACAGACTGTCTATTATGGAGGAGCAGCTTAAGCATATCCTGCGTGGTAGTGAGGATGACGACAAAGTGGCTCGTACAAGCTTCTCCATGGGATTCACACACACAGACCGGAGGCTTCATCAAATGCTGTTTGCTGATAGGGATTATGAAGGCAGTGGAGTGACAAGTGAAGTTGATTATCCCTCATCCTTCAAACCCAAGGTCACAGTTGACCGTTGCGAGGAGAAGGGTTATTCTGTTGTCAGTGTCCAGTGCAAAGATCGAGCTAAGCTCATGTTTGATATTGTCTGCACACTCACAGACATGCAATATGTAGTTTTCCATGCCAATATCTCATCCAATGGCCCCTATGCTTCACAG GAATATTTTATCCGCCACATGGATGGCTGCACACTTGATGCTGAAGGAGAGAAAGAAAGAGTCATTAAATGTCTAGAAGCTTCAATTCATCGAAGAGTAAGCGAG GGTCTAAGTCTGGAGCTTTGTGCAAAGGATAGAGTTGGTTTGTTGTCTGAAGTAACGAGGATTCTCCGAGAGAACGGATTGTCAGTAAGAAGAGCAGGGATCTCTACAATTGGGGAGGAAGCAGTGAATGTTTTTTACGTGAGAGACACTTACGGGAACCCAGTAGAATCGAAGAAAATCGAAGCACTCCGCAGGGAAATCGGGCACACGATGATGCTTAATGTAAAGAAGGATCCAGGCAGTGCCAAAGCACCCGAGGCTGAGGCTATTAGTACTGGATGGGCCAAGACAAGTTTTTTCTTTGGAAACTTACTGGATAAGTTGCTGGCatga
- the LOC107914134 gene encoding calcium-dependent protein kinase 3 isoform X1, whose amino-acid sequence MNQLPIPGNQGSFQMLMRSPFPTCHQTPSLITSRALQILLQVNEGRPMEDVQSTYVFDRELGYGQFGITYLVTHKETKQQFACKSISSRKLINHNDIEDVCCEVQIMYHLTGHRDIVELKAVYEDRHSVNLIIELCVRGELFARIITKGNYSEKEAANLCRQIVKVVIIVIQWGVNAQGLEA is encoded by the exons ATGAACCAGCTCCCTATTCCAG GTAACCAGGGATCGTTCCAGATGTTAATGCGATCACCCTTCCCAACCTGCCACCAAACCCCTTCTCTAATCACCTCACGAGCGCTGCAAATACTTCTCCAGGTAAATGAGGG CCGCCCCATGGAGGATGTCCAGTCAACTTACGTCTTCGACCGTGAACTCGGCTATGGTCAGTTTGGCATTACCTACTTGGTAACTCATAAGGAAACCAAACAACAGTTCGCTTGTAAATCCATCTCCAGTCGTAAGCTTATCAACCATAATGATATCGAAGATGTCTGCTGTGAAGTTCAGATAATGTATCATCTCACTGGCCACAG GGATATTGTTGAGCTAAAAGCTGTTTATGAGGATCGACACTCAGTGAATTTGATTATAGAACTATGTGTCAGAGGGGAGTTGTTTGCTCGGATTATAACCAAAGGTAATTATTCAGAAAAGGAAGCGGCTAATTTGTGTAGGCAAATCGTGAAGGTGGTCATAATTGTCATTCAATGGGGGGTTAATGCACAGGGACTTGAAGCCTAA
- the LOC107915139 gene encoding proline-rich receptor-like protein kinase PERK3, protein MGTTPPSPSHVVIALDATKDYNERELRIAIQNILVRGDILRVGDTLLMLGVLHRFTHPMGYQSKACPESFGTSIRAMKEEISKKVDAYVNMLQQSAEDCEDQGVNIEVKITAGFPIKNVIIQEVQTYNAAWVFLDRHFRRDLKLYVKQIPCKVALVDDSLNVEVLRNHTLSQTDVVGQKPSYPSVSKPVPQFGENIEQSEISVRSYSWTPISIENSSSGHLMPSFTLKSEEQNFSSSKLEKSDTHSRGENKQPTMTFFQRKRRSCCHTKSSGAPLLCAACGLRTEMYIQDSKKFTYSVIQQATNDFSMENLLGEGGYGRVYKGKLKDGQLIAAKVRKQESTQGFTEFNSEVSVLSFARHKNIVMLLGYFCKDKLNILVYEYICNKSLHWHLFDNTENVLDWHQRRAIAIGTAKGLRFLHEECRGGPIIHRDMRPSNILLTHDLVPMLGDFGLARRKIDEDTLQTTVLGTLGYLAPEYAENGFVSVRTDVYAFGIVLLQLMSGRKVIDLESKGQHVSLRQWAKPLIKKLALHELIDPRIGESYDSYQLYLMAKTAYLCVQRSPEMRPSMGEVLRLLEGESDHFHRLKDKIGPHYTKR, encoded by the exons ATGGGGACAACACCTCCTTCACCATCGCATGTTGTTATAGCATTGGATGCAACAAAAGATTATAACGAACGAGAGCTGCGAATTGCCATACAAAATATATTAGTAAGAGGTGACATTCTACGTGTTGGTGATACGCTTCTTATGCTTGGAGTTTTGCATAGATTCACTCACCCAA TGGGTTACCAGAGCAAAGCATGTCCTGAATCTTTTGGAACAAGCATCCGCGCCATGAAGGAAGAAATCTCAAAGAAGGTTGATGCATATGTTAATATGCTCCAACAAAGTGCTGAAGATTGTGAAGACCAAGGG GTAAACATTGAAGTTAAAATTACAGCTGGATTTCCCATAAAGAATGTCATTATACAAGAGGTGCAAACCTATAATGCAGCATGGGTTTTCCTTGATAG GCATTTTAGACGGGATTTGAAGTTATATGTTAAACAGATACCTTGTAAGGTTGCATTAGTTGATGATAGCTTGAACGTGGAAGTTTTGAGGAATCATACTCTAAGTCAAACAGATGTGGTAGGACAGAAACCTTCATATCCTTCCGTGTCCAAGCCAGTGCCACAGTTTGGTGAAAATATCGAGCAGTCAGAAATCTCTGTTAGAAGCTACTCCTGGACCCCGATTTCAATTGAAAACTCCAGTAGTGGCCACTTGATGCCTTCGTTTACATTAAAATCAGAGGAGCAGAACTTCTCATCTTCTAAGCTGgaaaaatcag ATACACATTCAAGAGGAGAAAATAAGCAACCTACTATGACCTTTTtccaaaggaaaagaagaagTTGCTGCCATACTAAAAGCTCAGGAGCACCTCTTCTTTGTGCTGCTTGTGGGCTAAGGACTGAAATGTACATCCAAGATTCTAAGAAATTCACTTATTCAGTGATTCAACAAGCCACCAATGATTTTTCCATGGAGAACTTGCTTGGAGAAGGTGGATACGGCCGTGTATATAAAGGTAAGCTTAAAGATGGACAGCTCATTGCGGCAAAGGTTAGGAAACAGGAAAGCACCCAAGGATTTACTGAATTTAATTCTGAGGTATCTGTCTTAAGTTTCGCTCGACATAAGAATATTGTGATGCTGCTGGGTTATTTTTGCAAGgacaaactcaacattttggtaTATGAGTATATATGCAACAAGTCTCTTCATTGGCATTTATTTG ATAATACAGAAAATGTTCTTGACTGGCACCAAAGACGTGCTATTGCAATCGGCACTGCAAAGGGCTTGCGTTTTCTTCATGAAGAATGCCGTGGGGGTCCTATTATTCATAGGGACATGCGTCCAAGCAATATACTTCTCACACATGACTTAGTTCCAATG CTAGGTGACTTTGGTCTTGCCAGAAGGAAAATAGATGAAGATACTCTACAGACAACAGTACTTGGAACACTAGG ATACCTTGCACCAGAGTATGCGGAGAACGGATTTGTTTCAGTGAGGACAGACGTTTATGCGTTTGGGATAGTTCTGCTACAACTAATGTCAGGGCGCAAAGTAATTGATCTGGAAAGTAAAGGACAACACGTATCTCTGCGACAGTGG GCAAAACCGTTGATCAAAAAGCTTGCACTACACGAGCTCATTGATCCTCGAATCGGAGAGTCATATGACAGTTATCAACTATACCTCATGGCTAAAACAGCTTACTTATGTGTGCAAAGAAGCCCTGAAATGAGGCCATCAATGGGGGAG GTTTTGCGGCTTCTCGAAGGAGAGAGCGATCATTTCCATCGCTTGAAGGACAAGATTGGGCCTCATTATACAAAGCGATGA
- the LOC107914134 gene encoding calcium-dependent protein kinase 1 isoform X2 has translation MRDSLFNRVFSRPMEDVQSTYVFDRELGYGQFGITYLVTHKETKQQFACKSISSRKLINHNDIEDVCCEVQIMYHLTGHRDIVELKAVYEDRHSVNLIIELCVRGELFARIITKGNYSEKEAANLCRQIVKVVIIVIQWGVNAQGLEA, from the exons ATGAGGG acAGCTTATTCAATCGTGTGTTCAGCCGCCCCATGGAGGATGTCCAGTCAACTTACGTCTTCGACCGTGAACTCGGCTATGGTCAGTTTGGCATTACCTACTTGGTAACTCATAAGGAAACCAAACAACAGTTCGCTTGTAAATCCATCTCCAGTCGTAAGCTTATCAACCATAATGATATCGAAGATGTCTGCTGTGAAGTTCAGATAATGTATCATCTCACTGGCCACAG GGATATTGTTGAGCTAAAAGCTGTTTATGAGGATCGACACTCAGTGAATTTGATTATAGAACTATGTGTCAGAGGGGAGTTGTTTGCTCGGATTATAACCAAAGGTAATTATTCAGAAAAGGAAGCGGCTAATTTGTGTAGGCAAATCGTGAAGGTGGTCATAATTGTCATTCAATGGGGGGTTAATGCACAGGGACTTGAAGCCTAA